The following proteins are co-located in the Silene latifolia isolate original U9 population chromosome 1, ASM4854445v1, whole genome shotgun sequence genome:
- the LOC141642861 gene encoding uncharacterized protein LOC141642861, with amino-acid sequence MKVSSWNIRGCNDPLKLQEITDFLWVNKLDILGVLETKIKQRNYGRIISSYFSNLGSCCNLDLQSNGRILLLWNLSTVVVTPLHVHSQFIHCEVFHNATCQVFHITFVYASNDARERDGLWSHLINIKPLVNKCLILGDFNVIRDISEKIGGTLPDLADIMDFNSCLYQCEVEDLTSSGCDFSWNNKQLPESRVWTKLDRAMANVQWLTHFPATSAHFRTWSFDHSQWWLPSLRILAENQDYCSKQQAKVQNLIHDDCSSKFFYAKIQERKHQQIIGQIKDRHGADRIGLDSVADGFVDYYKSLLGASSPVSPLDNGYIQLSPTVSSEAADALILPITNEEIKAALFTIGSDKSPSPDGFSSAFFKHSWSLIGESYCKAVHSFFSTGRMTKQANSTLIALIPKKKAAFVKGRSIHENIMLSQSLVKGYGRKLQLLNSVVFGIENFWCASVLLPKSVLKTINKLCKNFFWNIKATDKKMIVKSWSSICAPTNEGGFGVKELLSWNKALISKWLWLLDQTPQGLWSIWHSEYHLSHCSIWDAAVQDRYSESFRSIISVKNDLLTVTGSPAAARALLHSWCSGDKFQVAAAYNWFRPYHSTISWSKGLFHKVVVPRHIIITSLACQQKLATVDKLILRGFITPNRCVLCKQDSETHDHLFFACPFSRDFGMSSWSGLVFPTGVLIITVS; translated from the exons ATGAAAGTCTCATCTTGGAATATTAGAGGGTGTAATGACCCTTTAAAGTTACAGGAAATTACGGACTTCCTTTGGGTTAATAAGCTGGATATTTTGGGTGTTTTGGAAACAAAAATTAAGCAAAGAAACTATGGTAGGATTATTTCTTCTTACTTCAGTAACTTGGGCTCTTGTTGCAATCTGGACCTCCAATCTAATGGCAGAATCCTGTTGCTTTGGAATCTCTCTACTGTGGTTGTAACTCCTCTTCATGTTCACTCTCAGTTTATTCATTGTGAGGTGTTCCATAATGCAACTTGTCAGGTCTTCCATATCACTTTTGTCTATGCTAGTAATGATGCTAGGGAGAGAGATGGTCTCTGGTCTCATCTTATAAATATTAAGCCCCTGGTGAATAAATGTTTAATTTTGGGAGATTTCAATGTTATTAGAGACATCTCTGAGAAGATTGGGGGCACTCTCCCTGATCTTGCTGATATTATGGATTTTAATTCTTGTCTTTATCAATGTGAGGTGGAGGATCTTACTAGCTCAGGTTGTGATTTTTCTTGGAATAATAAGCAACTCCCTGAATCAAGGGTTTGGACCAAACTTGATCGAGCTATGGCTAATGTTCAGTGGCTTACTCATTTTCCTGCTACTTCTGCCCATTTCCGAACCTGGAGTTTCGATCATTCTCAGTGGTGGTTACCATCTTTGAGGATCCTTGCAGAAAATCAAG ACTATTGTTCAAAGCAACAAGCTAAGGTTCAAAATCTCATTCATGATGACTGTTCTTCTAAATTCTTCTATGCAAAGATTCAGGAAAGAAAACATCAACAAATTATAGGTCAGATCAAAGATAGGCATGGTGCTGATAGAATTGGCCTGGATAGTGTTGCAGATGGTTTTGTTGATTACTATAAGAGTCTTCTGGGGGCTAGCTCTCCTGTTTCTCCCTTAGATAATGGCTATATTCAGCTGAGCCCTACTGTTTCAAGTGAAGCTGCAGATGCTTTGATTCTTCCTATCACTAATGAAGAAATCAAAGCTGCTCTTTTTACTATTGGTTCTGATAAAAGTCCTAGCCCAGATGGGTTTTCCTCTGCTTTCTTTAAGCACAGTTGGTCTCTTATTGGGGAGTCTTATTGTAAAGCTGTCCATTCCTTCTTTTCAACTGGTAGAATGACTAAGCAAGCTAACTCTACCTTGATTGCCCTTATTCCTAAGAAGAAG GCAGCTTTTGTTAAAGGAAGGAGCATCCATGAAAACATCATGTTGTCCCAATCTTTAGTTAAAGGATATGGTCGCAA ACTTCAGCTTCTCAACAGTGTTGTCTTTGGCATTGAGAACTTTTGGTGTGCTAGTGTCTTGCTTCCTAAAAGTGTGCTTAAAACTATCAACAAGTTATGCAAGAATTTCTTCTGGAATATCAAAGCCACAGATAAGAAGATGATTGTAAAGAGTTGGTCTAGTATTTGTGCTCCAACCAATGAAGGTGGCTTTGGGGTCAAAGAACTCCTCTCCTGGAATAAAGCGCTTATATCCAAATGGTTGTGGTTATTAGATCAGACTCCTCAGGGACTATGGAGCATTTGGCACTCAGAATACCATCTCTCCCATTGCTCTATCTGGGATGCTGCTGTTCAGGACAGATATAGTGAAAGCTTTCGGAGTATCATCAGTGTGAAAAATGACTTACTGACTGTCACTGGTTCTCCTGCTGCTGCAAGAGCTCTCCTTCATAGCTGGTGCTCTGGTGATAAATTTCAGGTTGCTGCAGCCTACAACTGGTTTAGACCGTATCATTCAACTATCTCCTGGTCTAAAGGGCTTTTTCATAAGGTGGTAGTCCCTAGGCACATCATAATTACTTCTCTAGCTTGTCAACAGAAACTAGCAACCGTGGACAAATTAATTCTTAGGGGATTCATCACTCCTAATCGATGTGTTCTCTGCAAGCAAGATAGTGAAACTCATGATCACCTATTCTTTGCTTGTCCATTCTCTCGTGACTTTGGCATGAGCTCATGGTCTGGGCTCGTGTTCCCAACAGGAGTACTGATTATCACAGTGAGTTGA